In Prevotella sp. oral taxon 475, one DNA window encodes the following:
- the dapA gene encoding 4-hydroxy-tetrahydrodipicolinate synthase → MASNRFKGLGIALVTPFQADGAIDYKALGRLVEYQTENGADFLCILATTGETPCLSREEREDIKRFVVDVNQGRLPILMGCGGNDTRAVVDELQRLDLQGIDGILSVCPYYNKPSQEGLFQHFKHIAQNSALPVVLYNVPGRTGVNLKAETTVRLANECSNIVAIKEAGGSLEQVDEIIKNKPKGFDVLSGDDALTFSMIASGAAGVISVIGNALPKEFSRMIRFEFNGEYEPARRIHHRFTELYSLLFVDGNPAGVKALLHEMGFIENELRLPLVPTRLATVQKMAAILKELQG, encoded by the coding sequence ATGGCAAGCAATCGATTCAAAGGATTGGGAATCGCCCTGGTTACTCCTTTTCAGGCAGACGGCGCAATAGACTACAAGGCTCTGGGACGCTTAGTGGAATATCAAACCGAGAACGGAGCCGACTTTCTCTGCATCCTTGCCACTACCGGCGAGACACCCTGCCTGAGCCGCGAAGAGCGAGAGGACATCAAACGCTTTGTGGTGGATGTGAACCAAGGACGGCTTCCTATCCTCATGGGTTGCGGAGGAAATGATACTCGCGCCGTGGTGGACGAACTGCAAAGGCTCGACCTTCAAGGTATCGATGGCATTCTGAGTGTATGCCCCTACTACAACAAACCTTCGCAGGAGGGGCTATTTCAGCACTTCAAACACATTGCCCAAAATAGTGCGCTGCCCGTGGTGCTGTATAACGTTCCGGGAAGAACGGGGGTGAACCTCAAAGCCGAAACTACCGTCAGACTGGCCAACGAGTGCAGCAACATCGTGGCCATTAAAGAGGCGGGCGGAAGCTTGGAACAGGTGGACGAGATTATTAAGAACAAACCCAAGGGATTCGATGTGCTCAGTGGCGACGATGCGCTGACGTTCTCTATGATTGCCAGTGGGGCCGCGGGTGTGATTTCGGTCATCGGAAATGCTCTACCTAAGGAGTTCTCACGGATGATTCGGTTCGAATTCAATGGCGAATACGAACCGGCTCGAAGGATTCACCACCGATTCACCGAACTGTATAGCTTGCTCTTCGTCGACGGGAATCCTGCCGGCGTGAAGGCTCTGCTCCATGAAATGGGATTTATCGAGAATGAGTTGCGACTGCCACTGGTTCCTACGCGTCTGGCTACCGTGCAGAAGATGGCGGCAATCCTAAAAGAGTTGCAGGGATGA
- a CDS encoding DUF6261 family protein → MLHMQLNDMLYQVVSAVPKETVNLTDKILKEWQNKIAVEVEQNNALSASQYTKQLQTLNVERDQILIHFFSIIRSQCYSPDADMRAAAERVNVILGSYRGIQREGIESKSGHIKGLLEDVKKCTAELVKFGLNGTVNQLREKNEKFDQLDMQRSQDLSAENLPNASKARLETDDVFMLICQYIQGSYLFSKNDDDKRAIVHLVDGMNGIVSTIRTSYRNGISQRRNGDENRRQEIRQSYTPLLRDYESSHSLREGLYALTGKVTGKGTLSTYEAKNVDNEEKVFFRIDKVGNFYLFEKKKKRK, encoded by the coding sequence GTGTTGCACATGCAGCTCAACGACATGCTTTATCAGGTCGTGAGTGCCGTACCGAAGGAAACGGTGAATCTCACAGACAAAATTCTGAAGGAGTGGCAAAATAAGATCGCTGTGGAGGTGGAACAGAACAATGCCCTCTCAGCGTCGCAGTATACTAAGCAGCTGCAGACACTGAACGTCGAACGCGATCAGATTCTCATCCATTTCTTTTCTATCATTCGCTCCCAATGCTACTCTCCCGATGCCGATATGCGCGCGGCTGCCGAACGCGTCAATGTCATCTTGGGCTCCTATAGGGGCATACAGAGAGAGGGCATCGAATCGAAGAGCGGACACATCAAGGGACTTTTAGAGGACGTCAAAAAATGTACGGCAGAGCTTGTCAAGTTCGGACTCAATGGCACGGTGAATCAATTGCGTGAAAAGAATGAGAAATTCGACCAACTCGACATGCAGCGTTCCCAAGACCTATCTGCCGAGAACCTTCCCAACGCCTCAAAGGCCCGTCTGGAAACCGACGATGTCTTCATGCTGATTTGCCAATACATCCAGGGTAGTTATCTCTTCAGCAAGAACGACGACGATAAGCGGGCGATTGTCCATCTCGTAGACGGCATGAACGGAATCGTATCTACCATCCGCACCAGCTACCGTAATGGTATATCGCAACGCCGTAACGGAGACGAAAACCGACGGCAGGAGATTCGTCAATCTTATACCCCTCTCTTACGCGACTACGAATCCTCTCATTCACTGCGTGAGGGGCTCTACGCTCTCACCGGAAAGGTTACCGGTAAGGGTACACTCAGCACCTACGAGGCGAAGAATGTCGATAATGAAGAAAAGGTGTTTTTCCGCATCGATAAAGTCGGCAATTTCTATTTGTTCGAGAAAAAGAAGAAGCGGAAATAG
- a CDS encoding alpha-L-fucosidase, whose protein sequence is MKPILLLALTLLCLGHATGQPRPQETPYVPTADNLSARTEFQDAKFGIFLHWGLYSMVGAGEWVMTNRNIHRDEYAKLAQAFYPAHFDADEWVAAIKAAGARYITITTRHHDGFSLFNSAVSPYNVVEATPFQRDIIGELAKACAHHGIRLHLYYSHLDWYRTDYPLGRTGLGTGRTAHQANWESYYHFMNTQLTELLTHYGPIGAIWFDGWWDHDADPQPFNWQLPAQYALIHSLQPRCLVANNHHQTPFEGEDVQIFERDLPGENTAGLSGQDISRLPLESCQTINDHWGYNLTDSNYKSTRELIGMLVRAAGKNANLLLNIGPEPGGRLPAAALTRLKEMGEWLAQYGPTLYGTRGGWVAPHAWGVTTQKGNHLYVHLLDAPDASLFLPLGKRKPLRALHYATGREVKFTRHADGITLHLGKVPTEIDCVVDLIF, encoded by the coding sequence ATGAAACCAATCCTGTTACTCGCGCTGACCCTCCTCTGCCTGGGCCACGCCACGGGCCAACCCCGCCCGCAAGAGACACCCTATGTGCCCACTGCCGACAACCTGTCCGCACGCACCGAATTTCAAGACGCCAAATTCGGCATCTTTCTCCATTGGGGACTCTACTCCATGGTAGGAGCCGGCGAATGGGTTATGACCAATCGCAACATCCACCGCGACGAATACGCCAAGCTCGCGCAAGCCTTCTACCCCGCCCACTTCGATGCCGACGAGTGGGTGGCAGCCATCAAGGCCGCAGGAGCCCGATACATCACCATCACCACCCGTCATCACGACGGCTTCTCGCTGTTCAACTCAGCAGTCAGTCCGTATAACGTAGTAGAAGCCACACCCTTCCAGCGCGACATCATCGGCGAGCTCGCCAAGGCCTGCGCCCACCACGGCATCCGGTTGCATCTCTACTACTCGCATCTGGACTGGTATCGCACCGACTATCCTCTGGGTCGCACCGGACTCGGGACGGGCCGCACCGCCCATCAAGCCAACTGGGAGAGCTATTACCACTTTATGAACACGCAGCTCACCGAGCTCCTCACCCACTACGGCCCCATCGGAGCCATCTGGTTCGACGGATGGTGGGACCACGATGCCGACCCGCAGCCCTTCAACTGGCAGCTCCCCGCCCAATACGCCCTCATCCACAGTCTGCAACCCCGCTGCCTCGTGGCCAACAACCACCATCAAACGCCCTTCGAGGGCGAAGACGTCCAAATCTTCGAGCGCGACCTTCCCGGAGAGAACACCGCCGGACTCTCCGGTCAAGACATCAGTCGGCTACCCTTAGAGTCTTGCCAAACCATCAACGACCACTGGGGCTACAACCTCACCGATAGCAACTATAAAAGCACCCGCGAACTCATCGGCATGCTCGTTCGCGCCGCCGGCAAAAACGCCAACCTCCTGCTCAACATCGGTCCCGAGCCCGGCGGCCGTCTCCCAGCCGCAGCCCTCACACGCCTGAAAGAGATGGGCGAATGGCTGGCCCAGTACGGTCCCACCCTCTATGGCACACGCGGAGGATGGGTCGCCCCGCACGCCTGGGGTGTCACCACGCAGAAAGGCAACCATCTTTATGTCCACCTGCTCGACGCGCCCGACGCGAGTCTTTTCCTCCCCTTGGGCAAGCGAAAACCTCTGCGCGCGCTCCATTACGCCACCGGTAGAGAAGTCAAATTCACCCGTCATGCCGATGGCATCACCTTGCACCTTGGAAAAGTGCCGACGGAAATAGATTGCGTTGTCGATCTCATTTTCTAA
- a CDS encoding DEAD/DEAH box helicase, translated as MTFEELDLNDNVLDALYDMHFEQCTPIQEACIPQILRRKDILGVAQTGTGKTAAYLLPILSLLDDGGFPHDAINAVIMSPTRELAQQIDQAMQGFGYYLSTVSSLAIYGGNDGNRYDQELKSLRLGADIIIATPGRFISHMNIGNVDLSRVSFFVLDEADRMLDMGFSEDILAIAKHLPPTCQTIMFSATMPPKIEQLAKTLLKHPIEIKLAVSKPAEKIAQQAYLCYEPQKLPLLQHIFQEGHLQRVIIFSGKKQKVKEIHRALLRMKVNSGEMHSDLSQEERDEVMFRFKSGATDVLVATDILSRGIDIDDIALVINYDVPHDVEDYVHRIGRTARAERDGRAITLISDQDVYYFLQIEKFLEKTIDKLPLPDSLGTAPPYAIPTKTSHRPSSHRPAGKRGKGGGRGKPSAPGRHKR; from the coding sequence ATGACATTTGAAGAATTAGATCTCAACGACAACGTCCTCGACGCCCTCTACGACATGCACTTCGAGCAGTGCACCCCCATACAAGAAGCCTGCATCCCGCAGATTCTCCGTCGCAAAGACATCCTCGGCGTAGCACAGACCGGAACAGGAAAGACCGCCGCCTACCTCCTGCCCATCCTCTCCCTCCTCGACGACGGCGGTTTTCCCCACGACGCCATCAACGCCGTCATCATGTCGCCCACCCGCGAGCTGGCCCAGCAAATCGATCAAGCCATGCAAGGCTTCGGCTACTACCTCAGCACCGTCAGCAGTCTGGCCATCTACGGCGGCAACGACGGCAACCGATACGACCAAGAACTCAAGTCCCTTCGTCTCGGAGCCGACATCATCATCGCCACCCCCGGCCGCTTCATCTCCCACATGAACATCGGCAACGTCGACCTCAGCCGCGTCTCTTTCTTCGTCCTCGACGAAGCCGATCGCATGCTCGACATGGGTTTCTCCGAAGACATTCTCGCCATCGCCAAGCACCTCCCCCCCACCTGCCAGACCATCATGTTCTCGGCCACCATGCCCCCCAAGATCGAGCAGCTCGCCAAGACCCTGCTCAAGCATCCCATCGAAATCAAACTCGCCGTCAGCAAGCCCGCCGAGAAAATCGCCCAGCAAGCCTACCTCTGCTACGAGCCGCAGAAACTTCCCCTTCTACAGCACATTTTCCAAGAAGGCCACCTGCAGCGCGTCATCATCTTCTCGGGTAAGAAGCAGAAAGTAAAAGAGATCCACCGCGCCCTTCTGCGTATGAAAGTCAACAGCGGCGAGATGCACTCCGACCTCTCTCAGGAAGAGCGAGACGAAGTCATGTTTCGTTTCAAAAGCGGAGCCACCGACGTGCTCGTCGCCACCGACATCCTCTCCCGCGGCATCGACATCGACGACATCGCTTTGGTCATCAACTACGACGTGCCCCACGACGTAGAAGACTACGTCCACCGTATCGGCCGCACCGCCCGAGCCGAGCGCGACGGCCGCGCCATCACCCTCATCAGCGACCAGGACGTGTATTACTTCCTCCAGATCGAGAAATTCCTCGAAAAAACCATCGACAAGCTTCCCCTCCCCGACTCCCTCGGCACCGCTCCCCCCTACGCCATCCCCACCAAAACCTCCCATCGCCCCTCCTCCCATCGTCCCGCCGGCAAGAGAGGCAAAGGCGGCGGCCGCGGCAAACCCTCCGCACCCGGAAGGCACAAACGATAA
- a CDS encoding LptF/LptG family permease — protein sequence MERKQIKRYHWLLSISRSLRKRTAWFTPIVPYLRILSPTRHLKTLDRYIIRQFIGTYFFSIALIISISIVFDVNENLAKFTQFHAPLRAIVFDYYANFIPYFANLFSPLFVFIAVIFFTSKLAGNSEIISMLAAGVSFRRLMRPYMFSCILLSGLSFYLSGYVIPHGTVIRQNFESMYKNKKKNTSAENVQLQVDRGVIAYIQHYDNNMKRGYGFSLDKFENKKLVSHMTAAELQYDTISDSKFHWRATNWRIRAIHGLREQITYGEQKDTLILMEPTDLVYSKGQQETFTNPELRAYISKQIGRGSGNVVQYKVEYHKRIASSFASFILTTIGLSLSSRKRKGGMGLYLGIGMALSFGYIMLQTVSATFAINADTPPMLAAWIPNILFSIVAYFCYRNAPN from the coding sequence ATGGAACGAAAACAAATCAAACGTTATCACTGGTTATTGAGCATTTCCCGCTCATTGAGAAAGAGAACGGCGTGGTTCACGCCCATCGTGCCCTATTTGAGAATCCTCTCTCCTACCCGACATCTCAAGACACTCGATCGTTACATCATTCGCCAGTTCATTGGTACCTACTTTTTTTCCATCGCTCTGATCATCTCCATCTCCATTGTTTTCGATGTCAACGAAAACCTCGCCAAGTTCACCCAATTCCACGCCCCGCTCCGCGCTATCGTCTTCGACTACTACGCCAACTTCATCCCCTACTTTGCCAATCTCTTCAGTCCCCTCTTTGTCTTCATCGCCGTCATCTTCTTCACCTCGAAGCTCGCCGGCAATTCCGAAATCATCTCTATGTTAGCCGCCGGCGTCTCCTTTCGTCGCCTCATGCGTCCTTACATGTTCTCATGCATTCTGCTCTCCGGACTCTCGTTCTATCTCAGCGGTTACGTCATCCCCCACGGCACCGTCATCCGCCAGAACTTCGAATCAATGTACAAGAACAAAAAGAAAAACACCTCGGCCGAGAACGTACAGTTACAAGTCGATCGCGGCGTGATTGCCTACATCCAACACTACGACAACAACATGAAACGCGGTTACGGTTTCTCGCTCGACAAGTTTGAAAACAAAAAACTCGTCAGCCACATGACCGCCGCCGAGTTGCAATACGACACCATCAGCGATTCCAAATTCCACTGGCGTGCCACCAACTGGCGCATTCGTGCCATCCACGGTCTACGCGAGCAGATCACCTACGGCGAACAAAAAGACACCCTCATCCTCATGGAGCCCACCGACCTCGTCTACTCCAAAGGTCAGCAAGAAACCTTCACCAACCCCGAGCTCCGCGCCTACATCTCCAAGCAGATCGGCCGAGGCAGCGGCAACGTCGTACAATACAAAGTAGAGTATCACAAGCGCATTGCCTCCTCCTTTGCCTCCTTCATTCTCACCACCATAGGTCTCTCCCTCTCCTCCCGCAAGCGCAAGGGCGGAATGGGCCTCTACCTCGGTATCGGAATGGCTCTAAGCTTCGGTTACATCATGTTGCAGACCGTCTCAGCCACCTTTGCCATCAACGCCGACACTCCCCCCATGCTCGCAGCATGGATTCCCAACATCCTATTTTCCATCGTGGCGTATTTCTGTTATAGGAACGCCCCCAACTAA
- the tgt gene encoding tRNA guanosine(34) transglycosylase Tgt, translating to MKFELQHTDTASDARTGIITTDHGQIKTPVFMPVGTCGSVKGVHFSELRQQVKAQIILGNTYHLYLRPGLDVLKKAGGLHKFNTWDRPILTDSGGFQVFSLTGIRRLTENGCEFRSHIDGSKHVFTPESVMDTERIIGADIMMAFDECPPGNSDYAYAKKSLGLTQHWLDRCFKRFNETEPLYGYQQSLFPIVQGCTYKDLRQEAAKHVADKGADGNAIGGLAVGEPTEVMYEMIEVVNEILPKDKPRYLMGVGTPQNILEAIERGVDMFDCVMPTRNGRNAMLFTYQGTMNMRNKKWEDDFSPIDPDGCEIDRIHSKAYLHHLFKAQELLAMQIASIHNLAFYLRLTADARMHIEQGDFVQWKSSVIDNLGRRI from the coding sequence ATGAAATTCGAATTGCAACACACCGACACGGCGTCGGACGCTCGGACGGGCATCATCACCACCGACCACGGACAAATAAAGACACCCGTATTTATGCCCGTAGGCACATGCGGGTCGGTGAAAGGTGTGCATTTCAGCGAGCTGCGCCAGCAGGTGAAGGCGCAAATCATACTCGGCAACACCTATCACCTTTACCTTCGTCCGGGATTAGACGTGCTGAAAAAGGCAGGCGGACTGCATAAGTTCAACACCTGGGATAGGCCTATACTTACCGATTCGGGCGGTTTTCAAGTGTTTTCGCTCACAGGCATACGCCGATTAACCGAGAATGGCTGCGAGTTTCGTTCGCATATCGACGGCAGCAAGCACGTGTTTACGCCCGAAAGCGTGATGGACACCGAACGAATCATAGGTGCCGACATCATGATGGCATTCGACGAGTGCCCGCCGGGCAACAGCGATTACGCATACGCAAAGAAAAGTTTGGGGCTAACACAGCATTGGTTGGATCGCTGTTTCAAGCGTTTTAACGAAACGGAGCCACTTTATGGCTATCAGCAAAGCCTCTTTCCCATTGTGCAAGGTTGTACTTACAAAGACCTTCGACAAGAGGCGGCCAAGCATGTAGCCGATAAAGGTGCCGACGGAAACGCTATCGGTGGGCTGGCAGTTGGTGAACCAACCGAGGTGATGTATGAGATGATAGAGGTTGTAAACGAGATTCTGCCCAAAGATAAGCCTCGTTACCTCATGGGCGTTGGTACACCGCAGAACATTCTCGAAGCTATCGAGCGTGGTGTAGACATGTTCGACTGCGTGATGCCTACCCGAAACGGGCGCAATGCCATGCTCTTCACCTACCAAGGCACAATGAATATGCGCAATAAGAAGTGGGAAGACGACTTTTCGCCCATTGATCCAGACGGCTGTGAGATAGATCGCATCCACTCGAAAGCCTACTTGCACCACCTGTTTAAGGCGCAAGAACTGCTCGCCATGCAAATAGCAAGCATTCACAACTTGGCTTTCTACCTGCGACTGACGGCCGATGCCCGCATGCACATCGAGCAAGGCGACTTCGTGCAATGGAAATCTAGCGTTATCGACAATCTCGGAAGACGAATATAA
- the lon gene encoding endopeptidase La: MDRKSNTSIQMIADYEGDISTLFDAPAPDVVPVLATRNLVLFPGVVTPILVGRTASMHLIDKLKSNPDRIFAVFCQKNSDIEEPGKRDLFTFGVYAKLVRVLEMSGPGGNLTVIVQGLGRCQLEDIVKRKPFLTALVSKAPETFADASSSEYTTAMEDLRNQTVEFIKQNEEMPDEAQFAIANIHHDVIATNFICSNMPFDLNDKMRMLEADNSLERVYIALRTLNKEMQLLQIKQNIRSKTREDIDEQQREYFLQQQIKNIKEELGNGEGSPEHRELEEKAKGKKWSEEVSKIFYKELDKLDTLNPQSPDYSIQLTYLQTMVGLPWNEYTKDDLSIKRAQKVLDHDHYGMEKVKDRILEHLAVLQLSGDLKSPIICLYGPPGVGKTSLGKSIATAMNRKYVRMSLGGLHDESEIRGHRRTYVGAMPGRIIKSIQKAGSSNPVFILDEIDKVTQNTLHGDPSSALLEVLDPEQNNAFHDNYLDVDFDLSRVLFIATANDLNTIPRPLLDRMELIEVSGYITEEKIEIAKRHLVPRELQNTGLAKNATEKPNFNKAALEKMIEQYTRESGVRQLEKQIDKALRKMAYLRALNGELPFAKITPAEIEGLLGKPPYYRDIYQGNDYAGVVTGLAWTSVGGEILFIETSLSKGRGAKLTLTGNLGDVMKESAVIALEYVKAHVDKLGVDYRLFDQWNIHIHVPEGATPKDGPSAGITIATSIASALTQRKVRKNTAMTGEITLRGKVLPVGGIKEKILAAKRAGITDIMMCRANKKDIEEIPEKYLTGVKFHYVENVQDVWDFALTNEVVENAIKFDIEEEKKKD, from the coding sequence ATGGACAGAAAAAGCAACACCTCAATACAAATGATTGCCGACTACGAAGGCGACATCAGCACACTTTTCGATGCACCCGCACCCGATGTGGTGCCCGTCTTGGCCACACGCAATCTCGTGCTGTTTCCTGGCGTAGTGACACCCATTCTCGTGGGACGGACGGCGAGTATGCACCTCATCGACAAACTCAAATCCAACCCCGACCGCATTTTTGCCGTCTTCTGTCAGAAAAATAGCGACATCGAAGAACCCGGCAAACGAGACCTCTTCACTTTTGGCGTCTACGCCAAACTCGTCAGGGTGCTCGAGATGTCGGGACCTGGAGGAAATCTTACTGTCATCGTCCAAGGATTAGGCCGATGCCAGTTGGAAGACATCGTCAAAAGAAAGCCTTTCCTCACTGCACTCGTGTCGAAGGCTCCCGAGACTTTTGCCGATGCCAGTAGCAGCGAATACACCACTGCCATGGAAGATCTGCGCAACCAAACCGTCGAGTTCATTAAACAAAATGAGGAAATGCCCGACGAGGCACAGTTTGCCATCGCCAATATCCACCACGATGTCATCGCCACCAATTTCATCTGCTCGAACATGCCTTTCGATCTGAACGATAAAATGCGTATGTTGGAGGCCGACAATTCGCTCGAACGTGTCTACATCGCTCTGCGCACCCTCAATAAAGAAATGCAACTGCTGCAAATCAAGCAAAACATTCGCTCCAAAACACGCGAAGACATCGACGAACAGCAACGCGAATATTTCTTGCAGCAACAGATCAAGAACATCAAGGAGGAACTGGGCAACGGCGAAGGTTCGCCCGAACACCGCGAGTTGGAGGAGAAAGCGAAGGGTAAGAAGTGGTCGGAAGAGGTGAGCAAGATCTTCTATAAGGAGCTGGATAAGCTCGATACGCTTAATCCGCAAAGTCCTGATTACAGCATACAGCTCACCTATCTGCAAACGATGGTGGGTTTGCCTTGGAACGAATACACCAAAGACGACCTTAGCATTAAGCGTGCCCAAAAGGTATTGGACCACGACCACTATGGAATGGAAAAGGTGAAGGACCGTATCTTGGAGCATTTAGCCGTGTTACAGCTTAGCGGAGACCTGAAATCGCCCATCATTTGCCTTTACGGACCTCCCGGAGTAGGTAAAACCAGTCTTGGAAAGAGCATCGCCACGGCCATGAATCGTAAGTACGTGCGTATGTCGTTGGGCGGATTGCACGACGAATCGGAAATTCGCGGACACCGCCGAACCTACGTTGGTGCCATGCCGGGCCGTATCATTAAGAGCATTCAGAAAGCAGGTTCGTCCAATCCTGTGTTTATTCTCGACGAGATAGACAAGGTAACGCAGAACACTTTGCACGGCGACCCCTCGTCGGCGTTGCTCGAAGTGCTCGATCCTGAGCAGAACAATGCCTTCCACGACAACTATCTCGATGTTGATTTCGACCTCTCGCGTGTGCTGTTTATCGCCACCGCCAACGACCTCAACACCATTCCGCGCCCCCTGCTCGACCGTATGGAGCTTATCGAGGTGAGTGGTTACATCACCGAAGAGAAGATCGAGATTGCCAAACGCCACCTTGTGCCGCGCGAATTGCAGAACACGGGCTTGGCTAAAAACGCCACAGAGAAACCCAACTTCAACAAAGCGGCTCTTGAAAAGATGATTGAACAATACACCCGAGAGAGTGGTGTGAGGCAGCTTGAAAAGCAAATAGACAAGGCTTTGCGCAAGATGGCCTACCTGCGGGCACTTAACGGCGAGTTGCCTTTTGCCAAAATAACGCCTGCCGAGATAGAAGGACTGTTGGGCAAACCGCCTTATTACCGCGACATCTATCAGGGCAACGACTATGCCGGCGTGGTTACGGGCTTGGCTTGGACAAGCGTTGGCGGCGAAATTCTGTTCATCGAAACCTCGTTGAGCAAAGGTCGTGGGGCGAAACTGACGCTTACGGGTAACCTCGGCGACGTGATGAAAGAGTCGGCAGTGATTGCTTTGGAGTACGTTAAGGCCCATGTAGACAAGCTTGGCGTTGATTATCGCCTGTTCGACCAATGGAATATCCACATCCACGTACCCGAAGGAGCCACCCCGAAAGATGGTCCGTCGGCCGGCATCACCATCGCCACGTCTATCGCCTCGGCACTAACCCAGCGCAAGGTACGCAAAAATACGGCCATGACTGGCGAGATAACGCTTCGCGGAAAGGTGCTGCCCGTGGGTGGAATAAAAGAAAAAATATTGGCAGCAAAGCGCGCAGGCATTACAGATATTATGATGTGTCGCGCCAATAAGAAAGATATAGAAGAAATTCCAGAGAAATATCTCACGGGCGTTAAGTTCCATTACGTGGAGAATGTGCAAGACGTTTGGGACTTCGCACTGACCAACGAAGTGGTGGAAAATGCCATCAAGTTCGACATTGAGGAAGAGAAGAAAAAGGATTGA
- a CDS encoding tRNA1(Val) (adenine(37)-N6)-methyltransferase: protein MKNEFRFKQFAVQQDLCGMKVGTDGVLLGAWAQGGWQVLDVGTGTGLIALMMAQRFNRAQILAIDLESGACQQARINVDASAFRHRVQVEEVSVQHLSQRREMQGTFDAVVSNPPFFVRSLKSQSAARMLARHTDTLSYADLFRSVSLLLTARGEFSAVIPTDSLDDFLSESCIHGLFLHRRCLVKTTEGKMPKRCLVAFGKEPATTVEENEGCLLAADGEKTEWYRSLTNDFYLK from the coding sequence ATGAAGAATGAGTTTCGATTCAAACAGTTTGCCGTGCAACAAGACTTGTGTGGCATGAAGGTGGGCACAGACGGTGTTCTGCTGGGAGCATGGGCGCAGGGCGGTTGGCAGGTGTTGGACGTGGGCACGGGAACCGGACTCATCGCCCTGATGATGGCTCAGCGTTTCAATCGGGCACAGATTCTGGCAATCGACCTCGAGAGTGGCGCTTGCCAGCAGGCGCGCATCAATGTCGACGCTTCGGCGTTTCGACATCGAGTGCAGGTAGAAGAGGTGTCGGTGCAGCATCTCTCGCAACGCAGGGAGATGCAGGGGACGTTCGATGCGGTTGTTTCTAATCCACCGTTCTTCGTCCGCTCGCTCAAGAGTCAAAGTGCAGCGCGAATGCTGGCACGGCATACCGACACCTTGAGTTATGCCGACCTCTTCCGATCGGTCTCTCTACTACTCACAGCACGGGGAGAGTTCAGCGCGGTGATTCCTACCGATTCGCTCGACGATTTCCTCTCGGAGAGTTGCATCCATGGACTTTTCCTCCATCGTCGATGTCTGGTAAAAACTACCGAAGGAAAAATGCCCAAACGCTGCCTCGTGGCCTTCGGCAAGGAACCGGCGACCACCGTCGAGGAGAACGAGGGCTGCCTGCTGGCTGCGGATGGAGAAAAAACAGAGTGGTATCGCTCACTTACGAATGATTTTTATCTCAAATAA